The following proteins come from a genomic window of Gossypium raimondii isolate GPD5lz chromosome 5, ASM2569854v1, whole genome shotgun sequence:
- the LOC105768578 gene encoding serine/threonine-protein kinase D6PK: protein MASKSGTRPSQTAEGNSRRPSPIQIPKTSKSELVTPSKPHKLESVDSLTEKVDSDLSLSAPKEVQNHVGSGLSQIGEQEKKALEHGSNSASAKSSDGATGVVKVSGGAKVGDRPDYIESGKSSMCRGSTSSDVSDESTCSSLSSSINKPHKANDIRWEAIQAVRAKDGVLGLNHFRLLKRLGCGDIGSVYLSELSGTKCYFAMKVMDKASLASRKKLLRAQTEREILQSLDHPFLPTLYTHFETDKFSCLVMEFCPGGDLHTLRQRQPGKHFTEQAVKFYVAEVLLSLEYLHMLGVVYRDLKPENVLVREDGHIMLSDFDLSLRCTVSPTLIKSSTLESEPLRKNSGYCVQPACIQPSCVAPTTCFSPRFFSSKSKKDRKPKNDMGNQVSPLPELIAEPTNARSMSFVGTHEYLAPEIIKGEGHGSAVDWWTFGIFLYELLFGKTPFKGSGNRATLFNVVGQPLRFPESPVVSFSAKDLIRGLLVKEPQHRLAYKRGATEIKQHPFFEGVNWALIRCASPPEIPKPVDIERIRTPTSSAGDKPSVPAAKDQSNYLEFDFF from the exons ATGGCCTCGAAATCCGGCACCAGACCTTCACAAACAGCCGAAGGTAACTCTCGCAGGCCTTCTCCTATACAAATCCCAAAGACGAGCAAATCAGAGCTCGTTACACCATCGAAACCTCATAAATTAGAGTCCGTTGATTCCTTGACGGAGAAAGTAGATTCGGATCTATCTTTGAGTGCTCCGAAAGAAGTTCAAAATCATGTTGGTTCTGGATTAAGTCAGATTGGTGAACAAGAGAAGAAAGCATTGGAACATGGAAGTAATTCAGCTTCGGCTAAATCCAGTGATGGGGCCACTGGCGTTGTCAAGGTTAGTGGTGGTGCCAAAGTCGGTGATCGTCCGGATTATATTGAGAGTGGTAAGAGCAGTATGTGTAGAGGTAGTACAAGCAGTGATGTGAGCGATGAAAGTACGTGTAGCAGCTTAAGTAGCAGTATCAACAAACCTCATAAGGCAAATGATATAAGGTGGGAAGCCATACAGGCCGTCCGAGCAAAAGACGGTGTATTGGGTTTGAACCATTTTAGATTACTGAAGAGATTAGGCTGCGGAGATATCGGAAGTGTCTATCTTTCGGAATTAAGTGGAACAAAGTGTTATTTTGCAATGAAGGTGATGGATAAAGCATCTCTAGCAAGTCGTAAGAAACTTCTTCGAGCTCAAACAGAAAGAGAAATACTACAATCCTTGGACCATCCTTTCCTTCCAACATTGTATACGCATTTCGAGACtgataaattttcgtgtttagTGATGGAGTTCTGCCCTGGAGGTGATTTGCATACACTACGACAAAGACAACCAGGAAAGCATTTTACCGAGCAAGCCGTAAA GTTCTATGTAGCAGAAGTTCTCCTTTCTTTGGAATATCTCCACATGCTTGGTGTTGTTTATCGTGATCTCAAGCCGGAAAATGTTCTTGTTCGAGAAGATGGACATATAATGCTTTCGGATTTTGATCTTTCCCTTCGTTGTACTGTTAGTCCAACACTAATAAAGTCATCCACACTTGAGTCTGAACCCTTGCGAAAGAATTCGGGTTATTGTGTACAACCAGCTTGCATCCAGCCATCATGTGTCGCCCCTACGACATGTTTTTCACCCCGTTTCTTTTCATCAAAATCCAAAAAAGATCGGAAACCCAAGAACGATATGGGGAACCAAGTCAGTCCATTGCCCGAGCTTATTGCGGAGCCAACAAATGCTCGCTCCATGTCATTCGTGGGAACCCACGAGTACTTGGCACCTGAAATTATCAAAGGTGAGGGACATGGAAGTGCTGTTGATTGGTGGACATTCGGGATCTTCTTATACGAGCTATTGTTTGGTAAAACTCCTTTCAAAGGGTCTGGGAACCGAGCGACCCTCTTCAATGTTGTAGGGCAGCCCTTGAGGTTCCCGGAATCACCGGTAGTAAGTTTTTCAGCAAAAGATTTGATAAGGGGCTTGCTGGTCAAAGAGCCACAGCATAGGTTGGCATACAAGCGAGGAGCAACGGAGATTAAGCAACATCCTTTCTTTGAAGGTGTAAACTGGGCTTTAATCCGTTGTGCAAGTCCACCAGAGATTCCAAAACCGGTTGACATAGAACGGATTCGAACCCCTACCTCATCAGCCGGTGATAAACCTTCTGTTCCTGCTGCTAAGGATCAAAGTAACTATCTCGAATtcgatttcttttaa